AGAAGGACAAATAACAGTTATCAGTTCACTCGATAAACTTGCAGACAATCTCACTATTGAAGCAGTTATTGAGGATTTAAATATAAAAAAACAGATCTATGATACGCTCAAAACCAAGATAACCAAAGGTTATTTTACGAATTCCTCATCTTATGCCCCAAAAGAAATAGGCGAAACGGTAAATGGGTTGCATTTTTTTAATCCAATTACCTTGAAATTAGTTGAATTATGCTTGTCAGATTATAAAATAACAAATGAAGCGGAATTAATTTTAGATTTCTTGCATGCCATTAGCTTTGAAATCGTTAAAGTCGGCAACAATAGGGGGTATATTGGAAATTATATATTATTTAATGAAATAGCCTCCACCTTAAAACTTATTGAGATCTTTGGTTACGATTATGAATCAATCAATGTAATTGATAATAAATTATATAATGGAAGAAATGTTTTTCGTGTGATTGACATCATTGGTATTGATGTAGTTTATCAGATATTATTAAATTTGAATGAAAAAGATCCCACCTTCTATCTCCCGAAGTGTTTAGTTAAAGCCTTGGCGAATAATATTCTTGGCAAGAAAAATAATACTTCTATCGAAGATGTTTTGAGGAAATAATCATGTATGAAGTCCGTTTATGCAAACTTGAAGAAATAGATAAACTTCAAGATTTTATAAATGAAAGCTGGAAACAAAATCATATCCTTGTTAAAAATGCAAACTTATTAAAATGGCAATATTTGAATCGATCTAAAGGAATATTTAATTTTATTGTTGCCTACAATACAGTGACTAATAAATTTGATGCAATTTTAGGATTTATCCCTACCTGGCATTTTGATCCAGAATTATCAATGGAACGGGATATTTGGCTAGCTATATGGAAAGTTGAGCAAAAAAGCACTTTAAAGAAAGGGATCGGGAAAGGAATTGGATTAGATTTGCTAAATTATTTAGAAGACATCTATCAGCCAAATTCAATCGGGGCAATTGGCACTAGCGAAATCGCGAATAGGATATATAGATATTTGGAATTTAAAAGCGGGACTTTAAATCATTATTATTTATTGAATACTAGCGTCTCTTCTTTTGAAATAATCTGCGTTAAAGACAAAATGACCAGAAGTGGCGAGGAAAAGGCTGATGCTTCAGTTTCCGTCAAAGAGATTAATGACATAAGAAATGTTGGGAACATGCCGTGTAGTATTAGCCCCAAAAAATCATTAATTTATCTTTATAATAGATTTTGTAATCATCCAGTGTATAAATATCGTTTTTTTGGGATATATTTATCTGAGAACTTGGTGTCGATTATAGTTATGCGTAAAATCACCATTAAAGAGTCTTGTTGTTTAAGGATAGTCGATATTTATGGCGAGCTTGTTTCTCATCCTTTAACAAGTGAATTGCGTAAGCTGCTAACCAAAGAGAATGCAGAGTATTTAGACTGTTTAAACTCCGGCATAGATGAAACAATATTTTATTCATGGGGCTTTTCCAAAAGAAATAATGAAGTTGTAATCCCCAACTATTTTGAGCCCTTCGAAAAACAAAATGTTGATATTACTTTTGCTTATAAAACAAATCGTGAAAATTATATTATATTTAAAGGCGATAGCGACCAAGATAGGCCTAATATATAGGAGAAACCAAGATTAATCGCAAAATAACAATTATAATGTATCACTATGTTAGGGATTTAAAGTCATCCAGATTTCCCGAAATAAAAGGATTAGACATAGAATTCTTTAAAGAACAATTGGAATATTTACATAAGCATTACTGTATTGTTACTATGGAGCAGTTAATAAAAGCTGTGCAAGGTATTGAGCCGCTGCCTCAAAAAGCAGTTTTGCTTACATTTGATGACGCTTATATTGACCACTTTATTAATATTTTCCCAATTTTGAACGAGAAAGGATTACAAGGATCATTTTATCCGCCCATTAAAGCAATCACAAAACATGAAGTATTAGATGTAAATAAAATACATTTCATTTTGGCATCTACGCCCGATAAAAAGTGCATAATAGAATCAATCTTTGATTTGCTTAATCAATATCGAGATGAATATAAATTAAAAAGTAATGAGCATTATTGGGAAACCATTGATAAAAAGGATCGACATGATACAGAAGAAGTGATTTTCATAAAGCGGATATTGCAGAAAGGGTTAGAAGAAGAAGTTAGAAAAAAAATAGTTAATCATCTATTTGAAAAATATGTTGGGCTCAAAGAAGAAATGTTTAGCAGAGAACTATATATGAACATTGACCAAATTAAATGTTTGAAAAGAAATGGCATGCACATCGGCAGTCATGGTTATGA
The nucleotide sequence above comes from Bacteroidia bacterium. Encoded proteins:
- a CDS encoding polysaccharide deacetylase family protein — encoded protein: MYHYVRDLKSSRFPEIKGLDIEFFKEQLEYLHKHYCIVTMEQLIKAVQGIEPLPQKAVLLTFDDAYIDHFINIFPILNEKGLQGSFYPPIKAITKHEVLDVNKIHFILASTPDKKCIIESIFDLLNQYRDEYKLKSNEHYWETIDKKDRHDTEEVIFIKRILQKGLEEEVRKKIVNHLFEKYVGLKEEMFSRELYMNIDQIKCLKRNGMHIGSHGYDHYWLSTLDKKRQENEIDLSLAFLESVGVDISSWTMCYPYGNYNENTIDILKDKGCKLALTTVVDIANISQNNIYELPRLDTNDIPKQRNAATNEWYEKG